In Rhodobacter sp. 24-YEA-8, the following are encoded in one genomic region:
- the rfbF gene encoding glucose-1-phosphate cytidylyltransferase — MQAVILAGGFGTRISEESHLKPKPMIEIGSRPILWHIMKIYAHHGITDFVICLGYRGHMIKEYFANYVMHSSDMTVDARTGEITYHGSVAEPWRITLIDTGENSMTGGRLKRAKPWLGQTFCMTYGDGVSDIDITAEIAFHRAHGKLATIAAVTPPGRYGALEITASGQVERFIEKPPGDEGRINGGFFVLEREVLDRIEGDPTPFEGDPLEGLARDGELQAWRHPGFWHAMDTLRDRNHLEKLWAGGAAPWKIWS; from the coding sequence ATGCAGGCTGTTATCCTGGCAGGGGGCTTTGGTACCCGGATCTCCGAAGAAAGCCATCTGAAACCCAAGCCGATGATCGAGATCGGCAGCCGCCCGATATTGTGGCATATCATGAAAATCTATGCCCATCACGGCATCACCGATTTCGTGATCTGCCTTGGCTATCGCGGCCATATGATCAAGGAATATTTCGCCAATTACGTCATGCACAGCTCGGATATGACGGTGGATGCGCGGACGGGCGAGATCACCTATCACGGCTCTGTCGCCGAACCCTGGCGCATCACGCTGATTGACACAGGCGAGAATTCGATGACGGGGGGGCGTCTGAAACGGGCAAAGCCCTGGCTTGGCCAGACCTTTTGCATGACCTATGGCGACGGGGTCTCGGATATCGACATCACGGCGGAAATCGCCTTTCACCGCGCCCATGGCAAGCTTGCGACCATCGCGGCAGTGACGCCTCCGGGCCGCTATGGCGCGCTTGAGATCACCGCAAGCGGCCAGGTGGAGCGGTTCATCGAAAAGCCGCCCGGGGATGAGGGCCGCATCAATGGCGGCTTTTTCGTGCTGGAGCGCGAAGTTCTGGACCGGATCGAGGGCGATCCCACCCCGTTCGAGGGCGACCCGCTCGAGGGGCTCGCCCGCGACGGCGAGCTGCAGGCCTGGCGCCATCCCGGCTTCTGGCACGCG